A single Tenacibaculum sp. Bg11-29 DNA region contains:
- a CDS encoding aminotransferase class V-fold PLP-dependent enzyme, with amino-acid sequence MINLEQYFDTFKKNIVGVNQTYQSPYGEQKMIYTDWTASGRLYMPIENQLLNKFGPFVANTHTETSTSGAAMTLAYHEARNIIKQHVNASKDDILITEGSGMTGVVNKFQRILGLKVSENLKEHTQIPEEKRPIVFVSHMEHHSNQTSWIETIADVAVVPCNEAGLVCLEMFEETIKKYLDRPIKIASIVAGSNVTGIKTDYHKVASLIHKYGGLCFVDFACSAPYVDMNMHPEKEGEYLDAIFFSPHKFLGGPGSSGVLIFNKKLYKNMVPDNPGGGTVSYTNPWGGHDYFDDVETREDGGTPAFLQTIKIALSIQLKNQMGTDKMKQREDEINPTIFNCLENLEGVKILAPNHKDRLSIFSFYYEKYHFNLVVKLLNDRFGIQTRGGCSCAGTYGHFLLNVDFSTSNKIKDQISEGCNTEKPGWVRLSVHPTITNKEVEFICNSLKTLTKNIEEWSKDYKYDVIKNDYSHINSEPIEKKLIADWFTL; translated from the coding sequence ATGATAAATTTAGAACAGTATTTTGATACGTTTAAAAAAAACATTGTTGGAGTTAATCAAACATATCAATCACCATATGGTGAGCAAAAAATGATATATACCGATTGGACCGCAAGTGGTAGATTATACATGCCAATTGAAAATCAGTTATTAAATAAGTTTGGACCATTCGTAGCTAATACACATACTGAAACTTCAACATCAGGAGCAGCTATGACATTAGCATATCATGAAGCTAGAAATATTATTAAGCAGCACGTTAATGCATCAAAAGATGATATATTAATAACTGAAGGCTCTGGAATGACAGGAGTTGTAAATAAATTTCAACGAATTTTAGGGTTAAAAGTTTCTGAAAATTTAAAAGAACATACACAAATTCCAGAAGAAAAACGACCTATTGTTTTTGTTAGTCATATGGAGCATCACTCTAATCAAACTTCATGGATAGAAACTATTGCTGATGTTGCTGTGGTACCATGTAATGAAGCTGGATTAGTTTGTTTAGAAATGTTTGAAGAAACTATAAAAAAATATTTAGACAGACCTATAAAAATAGCTTCAATCGTTGCAGGCTCTAATGTAACAGGTATAAAAACGGATTATCATAAAGTAGCCTCATTAATTCATAAATATGGAGGCTTATGTTTTGTAGATTTCGCTTGTTCAGCACCTTATGTTGATATGAACATGCATCCAGAAAAAGAAGGTGAATATTTAGATGCGATTTTCTTTTCTCCACATAAATTTTTAGGCGGTCCAGGAAGTTCAGGTGTTTTAATTTTTAATAAAAAATTATATAAGAATATGGTTCCTGATAACCCAGGAGGAGGTACTGTAAGTTATACAAACCCTTGGGGAGGCCATGATTATTTTGACGATGTTGAAACACGTGAAGATGGAGGTACACCTGCATTTTTACAAACTATAAAAATTGCATTATCTATTCAGTTAAAAAACCAAATGGGTACTGATAAGATGAAACAACGTGAAGATGAAATTAATCCAACTATTTTTAATTGTTTAGAAAATCTTGAAGGCGTAAAAATATTAGCCCCAAACCATAAAGATAGGTTAAGTATTTTCTCTTTTTATTATGAAAAGTATCATTTTAATTTAGTTGTTAAATTATTGAATGATCGTTTCGGAATTCAAACTAGAGGTGGTTGTTCTTGTGCTGGAACTTACGGTCATTTTTTATTAAATGTAGATTTTAGCACCTCAAACAAAATAAAAGATCAAATTTCGGAAGGATGTAATACTGAAAAACCTGGATGGGTTCGTTTATCTGTACATCCAACAATTACAAATAAAGAAGTAGAGTTTATATGTAATTCATTAAAAACTTTAACTAAAAATATTGAAGAATGGTCAAAAGATTATAAATATGATGTAATTAAGAATGATTATTCTCATATTAATTCAGAGCCCATAGAAAAGAAATTAATTGCTGATTGGTTTACCTTATAA
- the glmM gene encoding phosphoglucosamine mutase, producing the protein MTLIKSISGIRGTIGGNTGENLTPVDAVKFAAAYGAFIIKRNPEAKKIKVVIGRDARISGKMISNLVANTLVGLGINVIDLGLSTTPTVEVAVPLEKADGGIILTASHNPKEWNALKLLNEKGEFLNGADGEEILKLADNENFEFAEVDDLGSYRKNKKYLKKHIKEVLKLDLVDVKAIKKAKFKVVVDGVNSTGGIFIPALLKELGVKCVELYCEPNGQFPHNPEPLKENLTDISKLVVKKKADLGIVVDPDVDRLALISEDGSMFGEEYTLVACADYVLGRLGGGNTVSNLSSSRALRDVTEKHGGTYTASAVGEVNVVQMMKDTDTVIGGEGNGGIIYPESHYGRDSLVGVALFLSHLAHKKMSCKALRDSYPSYFMSKNKIQLTPQINVDEILETMASKYKDEDVNVIDGVKIDFENEWVHLRKSNTEPIIRIYTESTSQENADTLAERFITEIEQIIK; encoded by the coding sequence ATGACACTTATAAAATCTATTTCAGGAATTAGAGGAACAATAGGAGGTAACACAGGTGAAAACCTTACACCTGTTGATGCAGTTAAATTTGCAGCAGCCTACGGAGCATTCATAATAAAAAGAAATCCAGAAGCTAAGAAGATAAAAGTAGTTATTGGTAGAGATGCTCGTATTTCTGGTAAAATGATAAGTAATTTGGTAGCAAATACTTTAGTTGGTTTAGGTATTAATGTAATTGATTTAGGTTTATCTACAACACCTACAGTTGAAGTTGCAGTACCGCTAGAAAAAGCAGATGGTGGAATTATTTTAACAGCTTCTCATAATCCTAAAGAATGGAATGCTTTAAAATTATTGAATGAAAAAGGAGAGTTTTTAAATGGTGCTGATGGTGAAGAAATTTTAAAATTAGCAGACAATGAAAATTTTGAGTTTGCAGAAGTTGACGATTTAGGAAGTTATAGAAAAAATAAAAAATATTTAAAAAAACACATTAAAGAAGTTTTAAAGTTAGATTTAGTAGATGTAAAAGCTATTAAAAAAGCAAAGTTTAAAGTAGTTGTTGATGGTGTTAATTCTACAGGAGGAATTTTTATTCCTGCGTTGTTAAAAGAATTAGGTGTTAAATGTGTTGAGTTGTATTGTGAACCAAATGGTCAATTTCCTCACAACCCTGAACCTTTAAAGGAAAATTTAACTGATATTTCTAAATTAGTAGTAAAGAAAAAAGCTGATTTAGGTATTGTTGTTGATCCTGATGTTGATCGTTTAGCGTTAATATCTGAAGATGGCTCTATGTTTGGTGAAGAATACACCTTAGTTGCTTGTGCTGATTATGTTTTAGGAAGACTAGGAGGCGGAAATACAGTTTCTAACTTATCATCTTCAAGAGCATTACGTGATGTAACAGAAAAACATGGAGGAACTTATACAGCTTCTGCTGTTGGTGAAGTAAACGTTGTACAAATGATGAAAGACACTGATACTGTTATTGGTGGTGAAGGAAATGGAGGTATTATTTATCCAGAATCTCATTATGGTCGTGATTCATTAGTAGGTGTTGCTTTATTTTTATCTCATTTAGCGCATAAAAAAATGTCTTGTAAAGCATTAAGAGATTCATATCCGAGTTACTTTATGAGTAAAAATAAAATACAATTAACACCGCAAATTAATGTTGATGAAATTTTAGAAACAATGGCTTCTAAATATAAAGACGAAGATGTTAATGTAATTGACGGTGTAAAAATTGATTTTGAAAATGAGTGGGTACATTTACGTAAATCTAATACCGAACCAATTATTAGAATTTATACAGAAAGTACAAGTCAAGAAAATGCAGATACACTTGCAGAACGATTTATAACAGAAATTGAACAAATAATAAAATAA
- a CDS encoding M14 metallopeptidase family protein, with protein sequence MSLLNTVFLENSYSKIKEEKITGRYITLKDIKPLYADLESNVNSEVIGLSEEDREIYRLKLGNGKKKILIWSQMHGNESTGTKAVFDFLNFLKLYAKNDIVSSILNNCAITIIPMLNPDGAEAYTRINANGVDLNRDAVDLSAKESKLLREILDEFKPDFCFNLHDQRTIFGVEGTENPATISFLAPSEEETRNITNGRKETMNVIISMNELLQQIIPNYIGRYTDEFYPTATGDNFQKLGYNTVLIEAGHYPNDYDREMVRKYNFYALLQGIYHISASKSFKNYSDYLSIPNNIKNFYDVIYRAKNNEKDVAYQYVEKLENSKFALILTKEKEGDLSEYLAHKEFNK encoded by the coding sequence ATGAGTTTATTAAATACCGTTTTTTTAGAAAATAGTTATTCTAAAATAAAAGAAGAAAAAATAACAGGTAGGTATATTACTTTAAAAGATATTAAGCCTCTTTATGCTGATTTAGAATCAAATGTTAATTCTGAAGTAATAGGTTTATCTGAAGAAGATAGAGAAATTTATCGTCTTAAGTTAGGTAACGGAAAAAAGAAAATACTTATTTGGAGTCAAATGCACGGTAATGAAAGTACCGGAACCAAAGCTGTATTTGATTTCTTAAACTTTCTTAAACTTTACGCAAAGAATGATATTGTTAGCTCAATTTTAAATAATTGTGCTATTACAATTATTCCGATGTTAAATCCTGATGGGGCAGAGGCCTACACTCGAATTAATGCAAATGGAGTTGATTTGAATAGGGATGCTGTTGATTTGAGTGCTAAAGAGAGTAAATTATTACGAGAAATATTAGATGAATTTAAGCCAGATTTCTGTTTTAACCTACATGACCAAAGAACTATTTTTGGAGTAGAAGGTACTGAAAATCCTGCGACTATTTCGTTTTTAGCACCTTCAGAAGAAGAAACGCGTAATATTACAAATGGTCGTAAAGAAACGATGAATGTAATTATTTCAATGAACGAATTATTGCAACAAATAATACCAAATTATATTGGTCGTTATACCGATGAATTTTATCCAACAGCTACAGGAGATAACTTTCAGAAGTTAGGATACAATACAGTTTTAATAGAAGCAGGTCATTATCCGAATGATTACGATCGTGAGATGGTAAGGAAATATAATTTCTACGCGCTTTTACAAGGAATTTATCATATATCGGCATCAAAAAGTTTTAAAAATTACTCAGATTATTTATCTATTCCAAACAATATCAAGAACTTCTATGATGTTATTTATAGAGCAAAAAATAATGAAAAAGATGTCGCATATCAGTATGTTGAGAAATTAGAAAATAGTAAATTTGCACTGATTTTAACTAAGGAAAAAGAAGGCGATTTATCTGAATACTTAGCTCATAAAGAATTTAACAAATAA
- a CDS encoding Lrp/AsnC family transcriptional regulator: protein MKKFVLDEIDHQILDILIENARTPFTDIAKKLLVSAGTIHVRVKKMEDEGIIQGSTLTLNYDKMGYTFIAHIGVYLEKTSMTQHVLDSLRLIPNVTVAYVTAGKYNIFCKVRAKSTNDAKDIIYLIDDINGVNRTETMISLEESINDKKRLMHAIFKEI, encoded by the coding sequence ATGAAGAAGTTTGTACTAGATGAGATTGATCATCAAATTTTAGACATTTTAATTGAAAATGCGCGTACCCCATTTACAGACATTGCAAAAAAACTGTTAGTATCTGCTGGTACTATACATGTTCGTGTTAAAAAAATGGAAGATGAAGGTATAATTCAAGGTTCAACATTAACGTTGAATTATGATAAAATGGGATATACTTTTATAGCCCATATTGGTGTGTATTTAGAGAAAACATCTATGACCCAACACGTTTTAGATAGTTTACGACTAATACCAAATGTAACTGTGGCCTATGTAACTGCGGGTAAATATAATATATTTTGTAAGGTAAGAGCAAAGAGCACTAATGATGCAAAAGATATTATTTATTTAATTGATGATATTAATGGTGTTAATCGTACTGAAACGATGATTTCTTTAGAAGAAAGTATTAACGATAAGAAACGTTTAATGCATGCTATTTTTAAAGAAATATAA
- a CDS encoding multidrug effflux MFS transporter, with protein MRKKNSKLEFIALMAALMSLVALSIDALLPAIKQIGISLNIQQSSSDSQLLITMIFLGLGFGQLISGPISDSLGRKPVIYFGFIVFIIASFICINATSIEMMVFGRILQGIGLSAPRTISIAMVRDSFEGNYMAKIMSFIVVIFILVPVVAPAIGKLMLDAYGWKFIFYSQLIFGVFVMLWLWKRQPETLKKEKRTKLSIRLFVEGTKEFIKHKQAVIFTLISGFITGSFMVYLSASQQIFQVQYDLVEEFPYIFAGLAISVGFATFLNGTFVMKYGMLKLISTFLIVFTIIPLVYIVLFYGKENPGINILLLFFGLQFFAIGFLFGNLRALAMQPVGHIAGVGAAINGFVSTIMAVPIATFIGKYVVTTTLPLFVGFLVCGILSLILLNFTKVKVVKN; from the coding sequence ATGCGAAAAAAGAATTCAAAATTAGAATTTATAGCTTTAATGGCAGCTTTAATGTCGTTAGTAGCTTTATCTATAGATGCACTATTACCAGCTATAAAACAAATTGGTATCAGTCTTAATATTCAACAAAGTTCGAGCGATAGTCAATTATTAATAACAATGATTTTTTTAGGTTTGGGCTTTGGTCAGCTTATTTCTGGACCAATCTCTGATAGTTTAGGTAGAAAACCTGTGATTTACTTTGGTTTTATTGTTTTTATTATCGCTAGTTTTATATGTATCAATGCAACTAGTATAGAAATGATGGTTTTTGGTAGAATATTACAAGGAATTGGTTTGTCTGCTCCAAGAACTATAAGTATTGCCATGGTAAGAGATAGTTTTGAGGGGAATTATATGGCAAAAATAATGTCTTTTATTGTTGTTATTTTCATATTAGTTCCTGTTGTAGCACCAGCTATAGGTAAATTAATGTTAGATGCCTATGGATGGAAATTTATATTTTACAGTCAGCTAATATTTGGGGTTTTTGTGATGCTATGGTTATGGAAACGTCAACCAGAAACTTTAAAAAAAGAAAAGAGAACAAAACTATCTATCCGTCTTTTTGTAGAAGGAACAAAAGAATTTATAAAACATAAACAAGCTGTTATATTTACATTGATATCTGGTTTTATTACAGGCTCTTTTATGGTATATTTAAGTGCGTCTCAACAGATTTTTCAGGTACAGTATGATTTAGTAGAAGAATTTCCTTACATTTTTGCAGGTTTAGCAATTTCAGTTGGGTTTGCTACTTTTTTAAATGGAACATTTGTTATGAAATATGGAATGTTAAAATTAATTTCTACTTTTTTAATTGTCTTTACCATTATTCCTCTTGTATACATTGTTTTATTTTATGGAAAAGAAAATCCAGGTATAAACATACTTTTATTATTTTTTGGTTTACAATTTTTTGCAATCGGTTTTCTATTCGGAAACTTACGAGCTTTAGCAATGCAACCAGTTGGTCATATTGCCGGGGTTGGAGCTGCAATAAATGGTTTTGTATCTACAATTATGGCAGTTCCTATTGCTACATTTATAGGTAAATATGTTGTTACCACTACGCTACCACTTTTTGTTGGATTTTTAGTTTGTGGAATATTATCTTTAATATTACTTAATTTCACTAAAGTTAAAGTAGTTAAAAATTAA
- a CDS encoding pseudouridine synthase — protein MSLTILFEDEYIICVSKPNNVVVHHAHHSRNVSDEDSLLQLLFKQFEHKFYPIHRLDRKTSGIMLLAKETKHVSKFQELFTNNEIQKTYYGIVRGHSPEAEIINSPVKGRDANVYKEAETHLKTVHKVILDIPVKPYETSRYSLVEMKPTTGRLHQLRIHMNKISHPLIGDPKYGDKNHNIMFQENFNCENMFLHAHSLDFTHPFSNEKLLIKSNFTDDWNTVFKKFEWNI, from the coding sequence ATGAGCCTTACTATCCTTTTTGAAGATGAATATATAATTTGTGTCTCTAAACCCAATAATGTTGTTGTACACCATGCACACCATTCACGAAATGTTTCAGATGAAGACTCATTATTGCAGTTATTATTTAAACAATTTGAGCATAAATTTTATCCAATACATCGTTTAGATAGAAAAACATCTGGAATTATGCTGTTAGCTAAAGAAACCAAGCATGTATCTAAGTTTCAAGAATTATTTACTAATAATGAGATTCAAAAAACATATTATGGAATTGTAAGAGGGCATTCTCCAGAAGCTGAAATTATAAACTCTCCTGTAAAAGGAAGAGATGCTAATGTTTACAAAGAGGCTGAAACTCATTTAAAAACAGTTCATAAGGTTATTTTAGATATTCCAGTAAAGCCTTACGAAACATCTAGATATAGTTTAGTAGAAATGAAACCGACAACAGGAAGGTTACATCAGCTACGTATTCATATGAACAAAATAAGTCATCCTCTTATAGGTGACCCAAAATATGGTGATAAAAACCATAATATAATGTTTCAAGAAAACTTTAATTGTGAAAATATGTTTTTACATGCGCATTCACTTGATTTTACACATCCGTTTTCAAATGAAAAATTATTAATAAAAAGCAATTTTACAGATGATTGGAATACTGTTTTTAAGAAATTTGAATGGAATATTTAA